In a genomic window of Sutcliffiella sp. FSL R7-0096:
- a CDS encoding TVP38/TMEM64 family protein, with protein MEFIEYIKDLLTMENLLGLLEEYQSFGMLPGFLLVVLEAFLPFLPLIVIVMANAAAFGLWMGFLISWAGSVVGAVIVYYFVHKLKRSRRIQALLRKEKIRKTMSWIERHGFGPIFFLLCFPFTPSFLINVVAGLSKIKFYQFFLALVAGKMVMIFTISYIGYDLLSFIRAPIKTAIAITIMLVLWFIGKKVELRLQLSGDK; from the coding sequence ATGGAATTTATCGAATATATAAAGGATTTACTGACAATGGAGAATCTACTTGGGCTTTTGGAGGAATATCAATCATTTGGTATGCTTCCTGGCTTTTTGTTGGTGGTACTGGAAGCATTTCTGCCCTTTTTACCACTGATTGTTATCGTCATGGCTAATGCTGCTGCTTTTGGACTCTGGATGGGTTTTTTGATTTCATGGGCGGGTTCCGTGGTGGGAGCGGTGATTGTTTACTATTTTGTACATAAGCTAAAGAGAAGCCGCCGGATACAGGCCTTGCTCAGAAAAGAAAAAATCAGGAAAACGATGTCCTGGATAGAACGCCATGGATTCGGTCCTATTTTCTTTTTGCTATGTTTCCCTTTTACACCATCGTTTTTGATCAACGTGGTCGCAGGACTTTCCAAGATAAAATTCTATCAATTTTTCCTTGCACTGGTAGCTGGGAAAATGGTCATGATTTTCACCATCAGCTATATTGGTTATGACCTTTTATCCTTCATAAGGGCCCCTATCAAGACGGCAATTGCCATTACCATCATGCTTGTGTTGTGGTTCATTGGGAAAAAAGTAGAGCTTCGTCTACAGCTGTCAGGGGATAAATAA
- the lepB gene encoding signal peptidase I — translation MKWLIVSFLLVLMVRALFFSNYIVEGHSMNPTLEQGNFLMVNKMVYSFTKPERFDVVVFQQENAEYNYVKRVIGLPGDQIEYKQDMLYVNGNLVMEPFIRSDHLKVFGGNFTGDFSLEEITGQNEVPKGHVFVIGDNRLNSLDSRHFGFVKIENIVGKVHVRYWPFDEFNTTFK, via the coding sequence ATGAAGTGGTTGATTGTCTCATTCCTTTTGGTCCTTATGGTTCGTGCACTTTTCTTTTCTAATTATATTGTGGAAGGTCATTCCATGAACCCAACCTTGGAACAGGGAAATTTCCTTATGGTCAATAAAATGGTCTACTCCTTTACCAAGCCGGAACGTTTTGATGTAGTAGTATTTCAACAGGAAAATGCCGAGTACAATTATGTGAAAAGAGTGATTGGTCTTCCGGGAGACCAGATAGAATATAAGCAGGATATGCTATATGTAAATGGTAATCTTGTGATGGAGCCGTTTATCCGCTCCGATCATTTAAAGGTATTCGGCGGGAATTTCACCGGAGACTTTTCTCTTGAAGAGATCACGGGGCAAAATGAGGTACCAAAAGGGCATGTTTTCGTAATAGGTGACAACAGGCTCAATAGCTTGGATAGCAGGCACTTCGGTTTTGTGAAAATAGAGAACATTGTTGGAAAGGTCCATGTCCGTTATTGGCCGTTTGATGAATTTAATACAACTTTCAAGTAA